The Maridesulfovibrio salexigens DSM 2638 region CTCAGCCAGACAATCTTCAACTGTGATTCTTGCCATGCGATCTCCAACACAATGGTTTTACCGGGTATCCCGGTTATTTTCTGAGAGGAATCTGACCCTGTAGGTCTTCAAGCAGTTTGTCGGATACAGGATAGTATCCACTGCCATCGCCTAAAGATAGCCAGCATTGTCCATCGGGCAGTTCTGGATCTGAATAAAAAGACACTTTAACGACGCGTTTGCCGCTCTCGTCCATTAACTCCAAATCCATTACCTTTTCGGAAGTTTCCGAAAGGGATGCCTTTGGTTCCGCCTCGAATTTTAATTCATTAAGTCGCCATAAGGACATGTCAATGCCCAGCAGCGGCTTTTTATCCTCAAAATTAATCCAACTCTTATCGGATTTAATTCCGGTAAAAGTCTGATTGCCCTGCACTACCCTTACGGTTCCAAGCTTTCCGGTAGCAATGGAAACAACATTTCGCTGCTGCATTGCAAAAGCTTTCTTATCCAATTGCTCGTAATGTTCTTTACTGAGAACCAGATATCCGCTCTGGGAAGATGATCGGGCAAAATAAAATTTTTCTCCATCACCCGGTTCAAAAATTTCAAGAGTCTCAACTTTTTTACCGGACAATGAAATTTCAATATTTAAAAGAATCCTGTTTTCCTTATTAGGAATGCTAGAAACAAGACCTTTTGCAGGCACCTCAAGCAAAGAATGGAGGAAAAGGTCCACTTCACTGCCGCTGGCCTGTTTCCCCCCAAGGGGAGCGGGAAAAGAAAACATGAACGGTCCGTCCTTGCGGACTAGAGTCCATGAAAAAGAGCCTCCATGGCCCAAAGAAATAGCGACAACCTCATCCGGATTTCCCGAAATCAGATGCAGATTATAGTAATATTCAGCCGGGAACTCGCATCGACTGACCATCTTTTCTCCAAGCAAGAAGAGACTGCCTTCTTCTTTGGAGTTAAGGGCATAAAAACCTTCGCCGGAAGGATTTTCTGAGCCGACAGAAATAGCAAGCTCCTGCCCACCACCGGCGGCGATGCGCAATCGGGGAGATTCGAAACCATATTCAGCAGGAACGGGTTCCGACACACGCCCCATAAAACGCAAAGCTTTATCCTGAGCTAAAACATCAAGCAGGGAATTCACCTTGGTCAGATCAGCTTCAACTGTACCGTTCCAACCATGCTGGGCAACTCCCCAACCATCAGTCCTTCGGACCAGTGAAAAGCAATCTTCTCCCAACGAGCACACGTCAAGCCTGTCTACCTGATCCTTATTAAGAACAGGCCAAACAGGCTCAGCTCGTTCAACCGGTTTCTTCGGCGAACTCAAATAAAAGGCTCCGCAAACAATGGAGACCAGAGTCAAAAATATTAAAAACCTTTTCAGCACAAACAGCACCTTGGGATTACTAGACTCACGACATTATTCAACAACGGAGCAATTTGCTAAAATAAGAGATATAAACTTGCATGTCAACCTATTTTAAGGCAGAATCCCTATCCCGTCGGTCTGAAATAGACTCCGACGCTAATTCGATATCAATAAAATATAAATACGATTTTTTCCACAACTTATTAGATATACTTGGAGCAAGAAATGGCCAAATGGGGAAAACTGAGCTTTGCCCAAAAAAAATGCGTATCCACTGTGGGTATGCTCATGCAGAAAACCGAAATGGTCAAAGATGGAGACCGCATCGGCATTGCAGTATCCGGAGGAGTTGACAGTTTCGTACTCATCCGCACTATGCTCATCAGGCAAGCCATC contains the following coding sequences:
- a CDS encoding DUF4340 domain-containing protein, whose amino-acid sequence is MSSPKKPVERAEPVWPVLNKDQVDRLDVCSLGEDCFSLVRRTDGWGVAQHGWNGTVEADLTKVNSLLDVLAQDKALRFMGRVSEPVPAEYGFESPRLRIAAGGGQELAISVGSENPSGEGFYALNSKEEGSLFLLGEKMVSRCEFPAEYYYNLHLISGNPDEVVAISLGHGGSFSWTLVRKDGPFMFSFPAPLGGKQASGSEVDLFLHSLLEVPAKGLVSSIPNKENRILLNIEISLSGKKVETLEIFEPGDGEKFYFARSSSQSGYLVLSKEHYEQLDKKAFAMQQRNVVSIATGKLGTVRVVQGNQTFTGIKSDKSWINFEDKKPLLGIDMSLWRLNELKFEAEPKASLSETSEKVMDLELMDESGKRVVKVSFYSDPELPDGQCWLSLGDGSGYYPVSDKLLEDLQGQIPLRK